The Oncorhynchus kisutch isolate 150728-3 linkage group LG20, Okis_V2, whole genome shotgun sequence genome has a segment encoding these proteins:
- the LOC109865981 gene encoding neuroblast differentiation-associated protein AHNAK, whose protein sequence is MPGHRRGRSLSEGLMLEESEKGGLVVSSVIGGSSGNQGLKEGDEIVGATINFDQLSKDDVLKILKLMDDNGFDEKVQVLTKNNLSKSMGTLDSIKAPEEMLKDSYNRLYNAKINRFMKDDSPGQPAGAGERGSHNGHVKGKGPLWGKPKVKGDLKPPVLTMDYPVVETHKVDAPTYLESPDLKFSAPKLKVPKLDFKGAVPDARGGELSLPNANISTSDLSLPHLNVSLNIDAPSVNLERPYLETDIDAIDAPEFDMSLPKDDLKGPDLDLKVIDPLHKVRGDINVPEAELNLPEGVVTGPTLNINAPKLDDERTGKMFKMPKFGPSVNVPSLEVGTPNMRIPDKDMPGVNLKGPQLDLQAPDVNLKGPNLDLQAPDVSMMNMPSSKIRVRSSKKLKNPNLDVDDPSGYFELPKVRLSRRVPKGPDLDIDAILKTQDMHLKTSLIGAPDLNVPDVDLPSADIKGSKIDLELPDANIGIPSGKIKTLSLGMPDFDISGPRVRTPDLDLSADEMCLSDVCLPDLSTPDIGITSGKFKLTKPHAELKAPDFNVDAPSGKLKMPTFGFSGLKRPDLGIDADVKTPKLSLKAPKIKGGLDAPDLDLPKVDVKSPKLDANTPDIDIDAPSGKFKVPTFKMPKCTLSGPRGQRLALMESWMDQT, encoded by the exons ATG CCTGGTCACCGTAGGGGAAGGAGCCTCTCTGAGGGGCTGATGCTGGAGGAATCCGAAAAGGGAGGATTGGTCGTCTCCAGCGTTATCGGTGGCTCCTCTGGCAATCAGGGTCTCAAAGAAG GAGATGAAATTGTGGGTGCCACAATCAACTTTGACCAACTGTCGAAAGACGATGTGTTGAAAATACTGAAGCTGATGGATGATAATGGATTTGATGAGAAGGTTCAAGTTCTGACGAAAAATAATTTGAGCAAGAGTATGGGGACCTTGGACAGCATCAAAGCACCAGAGGAG ATGCTGAAGGATTCATATAATAGACTCTACAATGCCAAAATAAATAGGTTCATGAAGGATGACAGCCCTGGACAACCTGCAGGTGCTGGGGAAAGAGGCTCTCATAATGGACACGTGAAGGGCAAGGGACCTCTCTGGGGCAAACCTAAAGTTAAAGGTGACCTCAAACCCCCTGTCCTCACCATGGATTACCCAGTTGTGGAGACACACAAAGTAGATGCTCCTACCTACCTAGAGTCTCCAGACCTCAAATTCTCTGCTCCAAAGCTAAAGGTTCCTAAACTTGATTTCAAAGGAGCGGTACCTGATGCTCGCGGTGGAGAACTTTCATTGCCGAATGCCAACATTAGTACATCAGATCTCTCCCTGCCTCATTTGAATGTGTCACTAAACATTGATGCTCCATCAGTTAACCTGGAAAGGCCATATCTTGAAACTGATATAGACGCTATCGATGCTCCAGAATTTGATATGTCTTTGCCCAAAGATGACCTCAAAGGCCCTGATCTTGACCTGAAAGTTATAGATCCACTTCACAAAGTTAGAGGAGATATCAATGTCCCGGAAGCAGAGCTCAATCTACCAGAGGGGGTTGTCACTGGACCTACTTTAAATATCAATGCCCCAAAGCTTGATGATGAAAGAACAGGCAAAATGTTCAAAATGCCCAAATTTGGACCCAGTGTAAATGTACCCAGCCTTGAGGTTGGTACACCAAATATGAGGATCCCAGATAAAGATATGCCAGGAGTTAATCTTAAAGGTCCCCAACTAGACCTACAAGCACCAGATGTTAATCTCAAAGGTCCTAATCTAGACCTGCAAGCCCCAGATGTCAGCATGATGAATATGCCTTCAAGTAAAATCAGAGTCCGCTCCTCCAAGAAACTGAAAAACCCAAACCTTGATGTGGATGATCCCTCTGGTTATTTTGAATTGCCTAAGGTTAGGCTCTCTCGCAGAGTACCAAAAGGACCAGATTTAGACATTGATGCCATTTTAAAGACCCAAGACATGCATCTTAAAACCTCTTTGATTGGTGCTCCTGACCTGAATGTCCCTGATGTAGATTTACCTTCAGCAGACATTAAAGGTTCCAAAATAGATCTAGAGTTGCCAGATGCAAACATTGGTATCCCATCTGGGAAGATCAAAACACTGAGTCTTGGTATGCCTGACTTTGATATATCTGGACCAAGAGTTAGGACTCCAGACCTGGACCTCTCAGCGGATGAGATGTGTCTATCAGACGTCTGTTTGCCTGACCTCAGTACTCCAGATATCGGCATAACCTCAGGTAAATTCAAACTAACGAAACCACATGCAGAACTCAAAGCTCCTGATTTCAATGTGGATGCCCCCTCTGGTAAACTGAAGATGCCCACATTTGGCTTCTCTGGCCTAAAAAGACCAGATCTGGGCATTGATGCTGATGTAAAAACACCAAAGCTAAGTCTCAAAGCTCCCAAGATAAAAGGTGGACTTGATGCACCTGACTTGGACTTACCCAAAGTCGACGTGAAATCACCTAAATTAGATGCAAACACTCCAGATATTGACATTGATGCACCTTCAGGAAAATTCAAAGTGCCAACGTTTAAGATGCCTAAATGTACCCTTTCGGGCCCTAGAGGCCAGAGGTTGGCATTGATGGAGAGTTGGATGGACCAGACCTGA